The Chryseobacterium nakagawai genome has a segment encoding these proteins:
- a CDS encoding GlxA family transcriptional regulator: MENAGKYSGIKNIAILVLPQVQLLDVAGPCDVFIAANFFLTDTQYGLKYQVHLISGTSDKIIYSGSGIPLICSYTIYDIDFPIDTLLVAGTDLSILDDVNPEIYGYLQNIMGEVRRLGSVCVGAFILAKAGLLTGKQVTTHWKYADILQRTYPDLNVNINPFFIYNQGIYTSGGVSSGIDLALALLEEDFGKPIASEVAKHLVLHLKRPGVQSQFGNAISDYGTLSPFTKEIRDLLKDKLGQVISIEFMAESVHMSVRNFSRVFLKESGMTPGKFLEKMRLDQAKNMLEYTEMSIDMIAEKCGFGTVASLRRLFLKYLFISPSQYRKTSKGTI; this comes from the coding sequence ATGGAAAATGCAGGAAAATATTCAGGAATAAAAAATATAGCAATTTTGGTCTTGCCCCAGGTCCAGTTATTGGATGTTGCTGGTCCCTGCGATGTATTCATAGCTGCCAATTTCTTTTTGACGGATACTCAATATGGTTTAAAATATCAGGTCCATCTGATATCCGGCACTTCAGATAAAATAATTTATTCTGGTTCAGGAATTCCTTTAATCTGCAGTTATACCATTTATGATATAGATTTTCCGATAGATACTTTATTGGTTGCGGGTACTGATTTGAGCATATTAGATGACGTTAATCCTGAAATTTATGGTTATCTACAAAATATAATGGGAGAAGTAAGACGGTTAGGATCAGTATGTGTAGGTGCATTTATTTTAGCGAAAGCTGGGTTGCTGACGGGAAAACAAGTGACAACTCACTGGAAATATGCTGATATTCTACAGCGGACTTATCCTGATCTGAACGTCAATATCAATCCTTTTTTTATCTATAATCAGGGAATATACACTTCAGGAGGCGTTTCTTCCGGAATAGATCTGGCACTAGCTCTATTGGAAGAAGATTTTGGAAAACCAATAGCTTCTGAGGTGGCGAAACATCTCGTTTTGCATTTGAAAAGACCTGGAGTGCAGTCTCAGTTTGGAAATGCTATTTCCGATTATGGAACATTGTCTCCGTTCACCAAGGAAATCAGGGATTTGCTTAAAGATAAGCTCGGGCAGGTCATCAGTATAGAATTTATGGCAGAATCTGTACATATGAGTGTCCGTAATTTCTCCAGAGTATTTTTGAAAGAATCAGGAATGACTCCCGGTAAGTTTCTTGAAAAAATGAGACTGGATCAGGCTAAAAATATGTTGGAATATACAGAAATGAGTATCGATATGATTGCTGAAAAATGTGGTTTTGGTACTGTAGCTTCTCTTCGGCGGTTATTTTTGAAATACCTCTTTATTTCTCCGTCACAATACCGGAAAACATCTAAAGGAACAATATAA
- a CDS encoding DJ-1/PfpI family protein, giving the protein MNVAFLIYDQVEALDLNGPLDVFIKANVIAEGSYNCYTVGKTKDAVFMEANTMAIIPTYTIQTAPQPDMIVIPGANPDRVMEYLQDDGFQKTVMQWVKDLYHHGITVFTVCTGSMHLSKTGILDHHEITTHSMLLDTLEQHNPKSTVKRNVRFVDQGQLITTAGITAGIDAALYLVEKHHGKKLTDTIVSLFEYQQKEFRH; this is encoded by the coding sequence ATGAATGTAGCATTTCTGATTTATGATCAGGTAGAAGCCCTTGATCTGAATGGTCCATTGGATGTATTTATTAAGGCGAATGTAATCGCTGAAGGAAGCTATAACTGTTATACTGTTGGAAAAACTAAAGACGCTGTATTTATGGAAGCAAATACGATGGCGATCATTCCAACATATACTATACAAACAGCTCCTCAACCGGATATGATTGTCATACCGGGTGCCAATCCGGACCGTGTGATGGAATATCTGCAGGATGATGGCTTTCAGAAAACGGTGATGCAATGGGTGAAAGATTTGTATCATCATGGAATTACTGTTTTCACTGTCTGTACAGGAAGTATGCATTTATCTAAAACAGGCATTTTAGATCATCATGAAATTACGACCCATTCTATGTTGCTGGATACTTTAGAGCAACATAATCCGAAGAGTACGGTGAAAAGAAATGTACGTTTTGTAGATCAGGGCCAGTTGATTACTACAGCGGGAATAACAGCAGGAATAGACGCTGCGTTATATTTGGTGGAAAAACATCATGGAAAAAAATTGACAGATACTATTGTGTCGCTTTTTGAATATCAGCAGAAAGAGTTTAGACACTAA
- a CDS encoding S66 family peptidase, whose product MKLITPKRLVDGDKVASISMSWGAAGELPHRYSKGKKRLNQVFNLEVTETKHALQSAQWIYKNPEARANDLMEAFSDPAIKAIISNIGGDDSIRMLKYIDLDIIKNNPKIFLGFSDSTITHFICLKAGLSSFYGTSLLVGFAENVVMHDYQINDIRQTLFSPSIIGQIHPNPEGWTTEFLDWFDVSLQDIKRKLTLPSGWRFIRGNSIVQGPLIGGCMEVLEMLKGTEYWPDAEVWKNCILFFETSEGKPHPDYFRYWLRNYAATGILKNAKGIIFGRPYDNLYAEEYEIELLKVLDEEGLYDLPVITQMDFGHTCPTFTVPYGRLAEINCVDKTFSILESGVL is encoded by the coding sequence ATGAAATTAATTACTCCTAAAAGATTAGTTGATGGTGATAAAGTGGCAAGCATTTCCATGTCATGGGGTGCTGCCGGCGAACTGCCACACCGATATTCAAAAGGTAAAAAACGACTGAATCAGGTTTTTAATCTGGAAGTTACCGAAACTAAACATGCACTACAATCTGCACAATGGATCTATAAAAATCCGGAAGCGAGAGCTAATGACCTTATGGAAGCATTTTCAGATCCTGCCATAAAAGCCATTATCTCAAATATTGGTGGAGATGACAGTATCCGGATGCTGAAATACATTGATCTTGATATCATTAAAAATAATCCTAAAATATTTCTTGGGTTTTCCGACAGTACGATTACCCATTTCATATGCCTCAAAGCAGGTCTAAGCTCATTTTACGGCACTTCCCTATTGGTTGGTTTTGCAGAAAATGTAGTAATGCATGATTACCAAATCAATGATATCAGACAAACACTGTTCTCTCCTTCTATTATTGGACAAATTCATCCGAACCCAGAAGGCTGGACTACTGAATTCCTCGATTGGTTTGATGTTTCCTTACAGGATATAAAAAGAAAACTGACCCTACCATCAGGATGGCGTTTTATCAGAGGAAATTCTATCGTTCAGGGACCATTGATTGGTGGATGTATGGAAGTATTGGAAATGCTTAAAGGAACCGAATATTGGCCAGATGCCGAAGTCTGGAAAAACTGCATCCTGTTTTTTGAAACATCAGAAGGGAAACCACACCCTGATTATTTCAGATATTGGCTTCGGAATTATGCCGCAACCGGAATTCTGAAAAATGCCAAAGGAATTATTTTCGGAAGACCTTATGACAATCTGTATGCTGAAGAATATGAAATAGAATTATTAAAAGTATTAGATGAAGAGGGCTTATATGATTTACCTGTCATTACACAAATGGATTTTGGCCATACCTGCCCTACTTTTACCGTTCCTTATGGAAGATTGGCAGAAATTAATTGTGTAGATAAGACTTTTTCTATATTGGAAAGCGGAGTTCTGTAA
- a CDS encoding glycosyltransferase family 2 protein, protein MKISLCLIVKNEEKVLSRCLENAVRFADEIIVVDTGSTDKTKEIAGKFTDKIFDFEWINDFSAARNFAFSKAVMDYQMWLDADDVIPEKSVKEINELKKRLNGDVEIVTMKYVLSFDQNGHPAFYSTRERLFKKNKNYQWIDPVHECIPLVGNIHYTDIEIWHKKAESGVISTRNIDIYRALEQSGKEFSARQLYYYARELKDHNETAKAITFFEKFLASGAGWIEDVISCCHQLAIEYKNNNIKEKVLPTLLKSFEYDIPRPEICCELGYYYKDKQDYHQAFKWFDMATRLPISHSVGFVFSDYFGYIPNVEACVCLSFLGEYKKANEYNEKAALSRPDCPSVRQNRDYLKELI, encoded by the coding sequence ATGAAAATAAGTTTGTGCTTAATTGTTAAAAATGAGGAAAAAGTTTTAAGCAGATGTTTGGAAAATGCAGTAAGATTTGCAGATGAAATTATTGTTGTAGATACAGGATCTACCGATAAAACTAAAGAAATTGCTGGAAAATTTACAGATAAAATTTTTGATTTTGAGTGGATTAATGATTTTTCGGCTGCACGTAATTTTGCATTCTCTAAAGCGGTTATGGACTATCAAATGTGGCTAGACGCAGATGATGTTATACCTGAAAAATCAGTTAAGGAAATTAATGAATTGAAGAAAAGACTGAATGGTGATGTTGAGATTGTTACTATGAAATACGTTTTGTCATTTGATCAAAATGGTCATCCAGCTTTTTATTCCACCCGTGAAAGATTATTCAAAAAAAACAAAAATTATCAATGGATTGACCCTGTTCACGAATGTATCCCTTTAGTGGGCAATATACACTATACTGATATTGAAATTTGGCATAAAAAAGCAGAATCCGGAGTCATATCAACAAGAAATATTGATATATATAGAGCTTTAGAGCAGAGTGGAAAAGAGTTTTCTGCAAGACAGCTATATTACTATGCAAGAGAATTGAAAGACCACAATGAAACAGCTAAAGCAATAACTTTTTTTGAGAAATTTTTAGCATCCGGTGCAGGCTGGATAGAAGATGTGATTAGCTGTTGCCATCAATTAGCCATTGAATATAAAAATAATAACATCAAAGAAAAAGTTCTACCCACTTTACTAAAAAGTTTTGAATATGATATTCCTAGACCGGAAATCTGTTGTGAATTAGGATATTATTATAAAGATAAGCAAGATTATCATCAGGCTTTTAAATGGTTTGATATGGCGACAAGATTGCCAATATCTCATTCAGTAGGTTTTGTATTTTCTGATTACTTTGGATATATTCCTAATGTTGAAGCTTGTGTCTGTTTATCTTTTTTAGGAGAATATAAAAAAGCTAATGAATATAATGAAAAAGCAGCTCTTTCAAGACCAGACTGTCCTTCTGTAAGGCAAAATAGAGATTATTTAAAAGAACTTATATAG
- a CDS encoding T9SS type A sorting domain-containing protein — MKTTFFTLSLFLVSFSIQISAQETLNTSGNNMSGSTGNITASVGQSFYETIPSSVGSVTPGVQQSYEIVPTLGVSIIEINLSLAVFPNPTTDILNLKVGFKDYNKYRYELFDSSGKLLTGQPITQPQTQITMTSYPASMYLLKVSKEGENIKIFKVLKNK; from the coding sequence ATGAAAACTACATTTTTTACACTTTCATTATTTCTTGTGAGTTTCTCTATTCAGATTTCTGCACAAGAAACTTTAAATACCAGTGGTAATAATATGTCTGGTAGTACAGGCAATATCACAGCTTCTGTTGGTCAAAGTTTTTATGAAACAATACCTTCTTCTGTAGGAAGTGTTACACCTGGTGTTCAGCAATCTTATGAAATTGTACCTACATTAGGAGTCAGTATTATTGAAATCAATTTGAGCCTTGCTGTTTTTCCAAACCCTACAACAGATATTCTTAATTTGAAGGTGGGATTTAAAGATTACAATAAATATCGCTATGAACTTTTTGATAGTAGTGGTAAATTACTAACAGGTCAGCCTATCACTCAACCACAAACTCAAATTACAATGACGTCTTATCCTGCTTCGATGTATTTATTAAAAGTATCGAAAGAGGGTGAAAATATCAAAATTTTTAAGGTTCTAAAAAACAAATAA
- a CDS encoding collagen-like domain-containing protein translates to MKKLSILAASLVSAVMFSQVQDAMSYQAIIRNSSNQLVSNQNVGMRFSILKGSTTGTVVYSETQTQSTNINGLVTVKIGAGTLVSGSYSTINWGSDIYFIKIETDPNGANNYTITGISQLLSVPYALYAKTSGSSIPGPQGIQGVTGPTGPVGAQGMQGIQGVTGPTGAVGAQGLIGATGVTGAQGIQGIQGVTGPTGPVGAQGLIGATGVTGAQGMQGIQGVTGPTGAVGAQGLIGATGVTGAQGIQGIQGVTGPTGAVGAQGLIGVTGAGFSNGTAGGQIILTNSTAPFAPGAPVNMSGDATINTSGVLTIGANKISTTKIADASVTVAKISTTSGTASSSTYLRGDGTWAAPSSGGAQLLTGTATATMPAAGNAGSFTITVNGAAVGDAVIVNPTGNIPAGDYPPIFTPKVTSANTITVYVYDAGSAGGSSFSFKATVIK, encoded by the coding sequence ATGAAAAAGCTTTCCATTCTAGCAGCCTCTTTAGTTTCTGCTGTAATGTTTTCGCAAGTGCAGGATGCAATGAGCTATCAGGCTATTATTAGAAATTCAAGTAATCAATTGGTAAGTAACCAGAATGTAGGAATGAGGTTTTCTATATTGAAAGGCTCAACAACAGGAACGGTAGTATACTCAGAAACTCAAACTCAATCTACCAATATTAATGGTTTAGTAACTGTAAAAATTGGTGCAGGTACCTTGGTTAGTGGCTCGTATTCCACAATTAATTGGGGATCCGATATTTACTTTATAAAAATAGAAACAGATCCTAACGGAGCAAATAATTACACCATAACAGGAATATCCCAGTTACTAAGTGTTCCTTATGCTTTATATGCAAAAACTTCAGGAAGCTCTATTCCTGGCCCTCAAGGTATTCAGGGAGTTACCGGTCCAACGGGTCCTGTAGGTGCTCAGGGTATGCAAGGTATTCAGGGAGTTACGGGTCCAACAGGAGCTGTAGGTGCTCAGGGATTAATAGGAGCTACCGGTGTCACAGGTGCTCAGGGTATACAAGGTATTCAGGGAGTTACGGGTCCAACGGGTCCTGTAGGTGCTCAGGGATTAATAGGAGCTACCGGTGTCACAGGAGCACAGGGTATGCAAGGTATTCAGGGAGTTACGGGTCCAACAGGAGCTGTAGGTGCTCAGGGATTAATAGGAGCTACCGGAGTCACAGGTGCTCAGGGTATACAAGGTATTCAGGGAGTTACGGGCCCAACAGGAGCTGTAGGAGCCCAAGGATTAATAGGAGTTACTGGAGCAGGTTTTTCTAATGGAACAGCTGGTGGACAAATTATTTTGACTAATTCAACTGCACCTTTTGCGCCTGGAGCTCCTGTAAATATGAGTGGGGATGCCACAATAAATACTTCCGGAGTATTAACTATTGGAGCTAATAAAATATCTACAACTAAGATTGCAGATGCCTCTGTTACAGTCGCCAAGATATCTACAACTTCAGGTACTGCAAGTTCTTCAACTTATCTTAGAGGTGATGGAACCTGGGCTGCACCAAGTAGTGGCGGGGCACAACTGTTAACAGGAACTGCAACTGCTACAATGCCGGCTGCGGGTAATGCTGGGTCATTTACAATTACAGTCAATGGAGCTGCGGTAGGAGACGCCGTTATTGTAAATCCAACAGGTAATATTCCAGCAGGAGATTATCCGCCAATCTTTACCCCTAAAGTAACTTCTGCAAATACCATAACTGTTTATGTATATGATGCCGGCTCTGCTGGGGGTTCATCTTTTTCTTTCAAAGCTACAGTGATTAAGTAA
- a CDS encoding helix-turn-helix domain-containing protein: MKFIHQIDPSKFTFFKFQNCPDTYMESSERIHLFEMIWFRDDSNSINNSHCIYLIPLYRCEKINFEGKKGCVIAFKRDYLEEDNKEFALDVFNLFNIHGQYTNLHLSEDVVEILQYLSILIEKEYQHSMGSYLVLKSLLKVFLLNLIRASQHYFLNQDIHQKRVYQFIMLMDEHYKIERKAKFYASKIGVSEKRINQILKDKMNKTLTQLLHDRVVVEADRMLISGELTIKEIAFDLHFDDPAYFSRFYKKQTGHTPEEFKKRNVCL, translated from the coding sequence ATGAAATTCATTCATCAGATCGATCCATCGAAATTTACCTTTTTTAAATTCCAAAACTGTCCGGATACCTATATGGAGAGTTCCGAACGAATCCATCTTTTTGAAATGATTTGGTTTAGAGATGATAGCAATTCGATAAATAATAGTCACTGTATATATCTTATTCCTCTATATCGTTGTGAAAAAATAAATTTTGAAGGAAAGAAGGGATGTGTGATCGCTTTCAAAAGAGATTATCTGGAAGAAGATAATAAAGAATTTGCACTGGATGTTTTCAATCTTTTTAATATACATGGGCAGTATACCAACCTTCATTTGAGTGAGGATGTTGTAGAAATACTTCAGTACCTCAGTATATTGATTGAGAAAGAATACCAGCATTCAATGGGAAGTTATTTGGTTCTAAAATCCTTACTGAAAGTTTTTCTCCTGAATTTAATCCGTGCCAGTCAACACTATTTTTTAAACCAGGATATCCATCAGAAAAGAGTCTATCAGTTCATTATGCTGATGGATGAACATTACAAAATTGAACGGAAGGCAAAATTTTACGCTTCAAAAATAGGAGTGAGTGAAAAACGGATCAACCAGATTCTAAAGGATAAAATGAATAAGACCCTTACTCAACTGCTGCATGACCGAGTAGTTGTAGAAGCAGATAGGATGTTGATTTCCGGAGAGCTCACAATAAAAGAAATTGCATTTGATCTTCATTTTGATGATCCGGCTTATTTTTCCCGGTTTTATAAAAAGCAAACAGGACACACTCCTGAGGAATTCAAGAAACGTAATGTTTGTCTGTAA
- a CDS encoding DAPG hydrolase family protein — protein MKPTKEIEELMFRDINALLSPKPIALEAGIRRLENGMLHIAMRNVLHNCKGKMMDWWFKYFETTADLRLWHPHDHVEHGGWDNKWIKNENYIGATIHATESLGDIPPVSATIKFHDPAEMFDADILKQAYADKAVSAVVYARIGFGEDTPIDANGDPIDGYMFHVVRDTVQGCTLRSHFYLGALLADSENPLSDEVGFGLMEHCYSEFTYLAQVLPSLYYAENKEGDKAPLLW, from the coding sequence ATGAAACCAACAAAGGAAATTGAAGAACTAATGTTCAGGGATATTAATGCACTTTTATCTCCTAAACCCATAGCCCTTGAAGCTGGGATCAGGAGACTCGAGAACGGAATGCTCCATATTGCAATGAGAAATGTTCTGCATAACTGCAAAGGAAAAATGATGGATTGGTGGTTCAAGTATTTTGAAACAACAGCAGATCTTAGACTATGGCATCCTCATGACCACGTGGAACATGGCGGTTGGGATAACAAATGGATCAAAAATGAAAATTATATTGGGGCTACCATACATGCTACAGAATCTTTGGGGGATATTCCACCCGTATCTGCGACTATAAAATTCCACGATCCGGCAGAGATGTTTGATGCTGATATTTTAAAGCAAGCCTATGCTGATAAAGCAGTGAGTGCGGTGGTTTATGCTAGAATAGGGTTTGGTGAAGATACTCCTATAGATGCTAATGGTGATCCTATTGATGGTTATATGTTCCATGTAGTTAGGGATACAGTACAGGGGTGTACATTAAGAAGTCATTTTTATCTCGGAGCGTTACTGGCAGATAGTGAAAATCCGTTATCAGATGAAGTGGGATTTGGACTGATGGAACATTGCTATAGTGAATTTACCTATCTCGCTCAGGTTCTTCCTTCTCTTTATTATGCTGAAAATAAAGAGGGAGACAAAGCTCCACTTCTTTGGTAA
- a CDS encoding GNAT family N-acetyltransferase, giving the protein MNIIYRKLLSNESTMYRNIRLESLEQFPDSFEADYQQALNTEKLRMEIDIENQTPEKFVFGAFADHALIGLCTFVKNENNSGNIYQMYVQKRFQGKNIGSHLVQAVIQEAKKKFTITEIALEVASKNYSAYQLYKKNGFKEVNDENDTNISDIVVMKYTI; this is encoded by the coding sequence ATGAATATAATATATCGAAAACTTTTATCCAATGAAAGCACCATGTACAGGAACATCCGTCTGGAAAGCCTAGAACAGTTTCCCGACTCCTTTGAAGCCGACTATCAGCAAGCTTTGAACACGGAGAAACTCAGAATGGAAATTGATATTGAAAATCAAACTCCTGAAAAGTTTGTCTTTGGTGCCTTTGCAGATCATGCCCTTATTGGTCTTTGCACTTTTGTTAAAAATGAAAACAATTCCGGGAATATCTACCAGATGTATGTACAAAAGAGATTCCAAGGGAAAAATATAGGCTCCCATCTGGTACAGGCGGTTATTCAGGAAGCCAAAAAGAAATTTACGATCACTGAAATAGCTTTAGAAGTAGCCTCTAAAAATTACTCTGCTTATCAGCTATACAAAAAGAATGGGTTTAAAGAAGTTAACGATGAAAATGATACAAACATTTCCGATATTGTTGTCATGAAATACACTATATAA
- a CDS encoding tetratricopeptide repeat protein: MMICAISISLLLYLVSCSTDPRDKEKEAFDVALITKSSDLQLSGEYEALIELNIKYLNKAAKMGYQEGIGLCYLNMAEVNVSAGNYENALLFFNKAGKDLENSPNSFHKAAFYDDYSQYYSHLKLYDKAIACNKKAFLYLKEAKDSELKKELFSRLFINKGIQYAWKGWYGTSLKSFLKGNELENSAYSNCMVAQYYLFRHQPDSAGIYIAKSEEKMFSQKTSDAESLWVYYTMGYYYNEINNNEQAEKALKKALEINIKTRRTYSSHINNVYKSLAELYKKKNDGGKAYYYLQKYMEEEGRLDVARLNTMNKATENFISEMKPETDWHRSDLPLAIALSITVLTISGIYVQKTIQSQRLKKKVLKEETEELKSHVKIKMLEEINELARKNDSSFLMKFKELYPDFINTLLKINPDLENSELAFCAMLKLHFSSKEIADYSFVQHRSVQQKKYRIRKRLNIPGEEDIYDFFDKIST; this comes from the coding sequence ATGATGATTTGTGCTATAAGCATAAGTTTATTATTGTATCTGGTTTCCTGCAGTACAGATCCCCGGGATAAAGAGAAGGAAGCCTTTGATGTTGCTTTGATCACTAAGAGTTCAGATCTGCAGCTTTCCGGAGAATATGAGGCGCTTATTGAGCTCAATATTAAATATTTGAATAAAGCAGCCAAAATGGGGTATCAAGAAGGAATAGGCCTTTGCTACCTGAATATGGCAGAGGTAAATGTATCTGCAGGAAACTACGAAAATGCACTGCTTTTTTTTAATAAAGCAGGAAAAGACCTGGAAAATTCCCCAAACAGTTTCCATAAAGCTGCATTTTATGATGATTATAGCCAGTATTATTCTCATCTTAAATTATATGATAAAGCTATAGCATGTAATAAGAAAGCATTCTTATACCTGAAAGAAGCAAAGGATTCTGAGCTTAAAAAAGAGCTTTTTTCCAGATTATTCATCAATAAAGGGATTCAATATGCATGGAAAGGCTGGTATGGAACATCACTGAAATCTTTTCTGAAAGGAAATGAGTTAGAAAACTCAGCATATAGCAACTGTATGGTAGCTCAGTATTATCTCTTCAGGCATCAGCCGGATTCTGCGGGGATTTATATTGCAAAATCGGAAGAAAAGATGTTCAGCCAAAAAACAAGCGATGCAGAATCGCTTTGGGTATATTATACCATGGGATACTATTATAACGAAATTAATAATAATGAACAGGCAGAAAAAGCGCTTAAAAAAGCCCTGGAAATTAATATAAAAACACGACGTACCTATTCTTCGCACATCAATAATGTATACAAGTCTCTCGCAGAACTTTATAAAAAGAAAAATGATGGTGGTAAAGCCTATTATTACCTCCAAAAATATATGGAAGAGGAGGGACGTTTGGATGTAGCACGATTAAACACCATGAATAAAGCTACAGAGAATTTTATCTCTGAAATGAAGCCGGAAACAGACTGGCATAGAAGTGATTTGCCTTTAGCTATTGCCTTATCCATCACGGTACTTACGATATCAGGTATATACGTGCAGAAAACTATTCAATCTCAGAGGTTAAAAAAGAAAGTTTTAAAAGAAGAAACAGAGGAATTGAAAAGCCATGTTAAAATAAAAATGTTGGAGGAAATTAATGAACTTGCCAGAAAAAATGATTCCTCATTTCTAATGAAGTTTAAAGAATTGTACCCGGATTTTATAAATACCCTCTTAAAGATCAATCCGGATCTCGAAAACTCTGAATTGGCATTTTGTGCCATGCTGAAACTTCATTTTTCATCCAAAGAGATCGCTGATTATAGTTTTGTTCAGCACAGATCTGTTCAACAAAAAAAATACAGGATCAGAAAAAGGCTTAATATTCCTGGTGAAGAAGATATTTATGATTTTTTTGATAAAATAAGTACTTAA
- a CDS encoding tetratricopeptide repeat protein: MVRVLLFILFLLFISCSPDSSKYEKSFDIPLMKQNEEFRLAGEYDSLVNLNKKYYKKAQEIGYEDGKALCYINLARVNMSLENYRKSNILFNSAKEILKDSDNPLHKAIFYNIYSRFNAELRRVDKAFEYNNEALSNIERSKKSELKKTVLYYIYLQQGDYYTQKKKPKEALEYFHKARMLDNTGIADCVISDYVYNHKNKDSAYKYITRAYHTMSMNKKDDAIALNIHTVMGEYYVAYGEYDKAEKEFLMALEIDKKTRRIFAQYTKYIYNDLRSLYASTGDKEKAYFYLKAYTDAKNKANTAMLATINQDMESFISLGRTDTEEHTRKMQWVAFLSFAGLSLLAIYAWRIINTLRKRKADLKSEAEDLKIKINDKRQEEIMEMAKRNDPEFLSYFKEVYPGYIDQLLAINPNLENSELIFCAMLKLHFSSKEIANYTLVQHRTIQQKKYRIRKKMNIPTETDIYVFFDNIK; encoded by the coding sequence ATGGTACGGGTTCTTCTTTTTATATTATTTCTTCTTTTCATTTCCTGTAGCCCTGATTCCAGTAAATATGAAAAGAGTTTTGATATTCCTTTGATGAAGCAGAATGAAGAATTCCGGCTTGCTGGTGAATATGACTCTCTGGTTAATCTCAATAAAAAATACTACAAAAAAGCACAGGAAATAGGATATGAAGACGGTAAGGCACTATGTTATATCAACTTAGCCAGAGTGAATATGTCGCTGGAGAATTATCGGAAATCTAATATTCTTTTTAATAGTGCTAAAGAAATTCTGAAAGACTCAGACAATCCTTTACACAAGGCTATATTTTATAACATTTATAGCAGATTCAATGCTGAACTGAGAAGAGTGGATAAGGCATTTGAATACAATAATGAAGCATTAAGTAATATTGAAAGAAGCAAAAAATCCGAATTAAAAAAGACGGTTCTTTATTATATTTATCTGCAGCAAGGAGACTATTATACACAAAAAAAGAAGCCTAAAGAAGCTTTGGAATATTTTCATAAAGCAAGAATGTTGGATAACACCGGAATTGCAGATTGTGTAATAAGTGATTATGTTTATAATCATAAGAATAAAGACTCGGCTTATAAGTACATAACAAGAGCTTATCATACCATGAGTATGAACAAAAAAGATGATGCTATAGCACTTAATATCCACACGGTTATGGGAGAATATTATGTTGCTTACGGAGAATATGATAAGGCAGAAAAAGAATTTTTGATGGCTTTGGAAATCGATAAGAAGACCAGACGTATTTTTGCACAATACACTAAATATATTTATAATGATCTGAGGTCTTTATATGCATCTACAGGAGACAAAGAAAAAGCTTATTTCTACCTTAAAGCTTATACTGATGCTAAAAACAAGGCCAATACAGCCATGCTAGCGACCATTAACCAAGATATGGAATCTTTTATTTCATTAGGCAGAACTGATACTGAAGAACATACAAGGAAGATGCAATGGGTTGCTTTTCTGTCTTTTGCCGGACTCTCATTGTTGGCTATATATGCTTGGAGAATCATCAATACATTAAGAAAAAGAAAAGCAGATCTGAAATCAGAGGCTGAAGATCTGAAAATCAAGATTAATGATAAGAGGCAGGAGGAAATTATGGAAATGGCCAAAAGAAATGATCCTGAGTTTCTTTCCTATTTTAAAGAAGTTTATCCAGGATATATAGATCAGCTTTTAGCTATTAATCCTAATCTGGAAAATTCAGAATTAATTTTCTGTGCGATGTTGAAGCTCCATTTCAGTTCTAAGGAGATAGCCAATTATACCCTTGTTCAACATAGAACTATTCAGCAGAAGAAATACAGAATTCGAAAAAAAATGAATATTCCTACGGAAACAGACATTTATGTTTTCTTTGATAATATTAAATGA